The DNA region GCCTACCAAATGGATAATACATGTCAAACACATGttgatcaaacaaataaaacaaaagcagACATTCTAGTGCTAGCAAAACTATGATAGGCCTAAATAGCATAATCAAGCAAGTAATTGCAAgaacttaaatttattaaaaaaattaaacaaaacgCTAACCCTCATTTCATAATATAATCAAAGAGGGAGACAGACATGTCCATCATATGTCATAATGGATGGGGGTAatgataaaagtttttaaatttggaTTATAGAATATGTTTCAAGTTATATACACTCATTACTTGTTGCAATGCTCTAAGTGACACAGCCAACCGCATACATATTTAAATTAGTAGAAACAGAAAAAACATGAGCAAGTTATGAAAATAACTTCCTTTTTCCACAAAAACAGTGAATTTGATCAATATTCATGGAATTTAAATGTCCAAATGGATTGGACTTAGCAGATGCactttgattttgatgagaGAAATAGTAGAATTATAACAGGTCTCCACCTGCAATAaccacacaaatttaaaaaacaaactttcTTGTATATCAAATAtggttcttttccttataagCTGAGACATTTACTATGATCACAAGTGGGACTCCACTGTAgagatttcatttttttggcaACTCACACTGACACACACCCAGTAGGTCTTGAATCTACAACTTCACCTTCCACTTTGTTGTTATGATGGTAGGAGATGTCATTTGagttagagctcattggcacATGGTAAAGAATGtaatgtaggaaaaaaaatagaaaaggaaatgtACTGGGTTGCCACAATCTATAAGCAGCTATAACAAGTAATGGGTAAAGTAAACGAATATCAACATGCTAAAGGGAACACCTGTACCACCAAGTCCTTAACAATAAGATATCTAGCATCAATGTTGACATTCTAGGGTTATTATGGGTCAGACAATATACAACACTATTTCATATCTGCCAAAGTTTAGGCTGCAGCAAGTTCAAATGTGAACAATCACTAAGggacacccccccccccccccctttttaaCTCAAGCAGCATTTgtgcgtgcacacacacacacatactcgTAATTTGAAGGACAAAATGGACAAATATAGCAGCTAACACATAGCAATGTGGTAAATCTTGTTGGTTAATCCAAGTGGTGGGATTCACATTTATGTAAAAGAAATATAATGGTCATCACGACAAAATTTGCAAAGATGCACCTAGGAAGCTGCTCCAAGTGTTTGTTAGGcaataactttttcttttaactttttaaattatttgcttATGTACAGATTTTTAAGCCTTAATTTTTCTAGGTAAAACTATATTTTAAccaactttcaacaaaaagctaCATTCAAATGCACTAGTCTTCTTCCATTTGGTCCTTCCTACTCTCAACCTTGTTCCTCAACTTGTCCAAACAGTCACCTTGTGCCCTTTTCTGCGGtaccattttaatatttaactGTAAttcacacccccccccccccccccccccaaactcatgcacacacacacacaaacagaTAAACCCTGAGAACTCTATAAAACATAATTCAGCTCACACGAAAATTTTCCATCTACACTATATGGAGTAACAAGATTGGACATTTACTTACTAGTAACCACTTTTAATATACTACATTCCCTTGTTTAttagttttctttaaaaataattctataAGGATGGATATTCTATTagatatataaataagaaaactaaaTGAATTCCAAAACAGGGTTCTCCATTATTTCCTTCACAAGCAGTATCCAAGTCATTAATCCAAGAGAAACATAAATATTTCAGAACACAAGAAACATCATACATTCATTCAACAGATTAAAGTTTCTTAACAGAATGAAGTTTTGACAAACAACTAAACATAACCAATATATAATCCATTATCATTATTCTAATCAAACTCACTGGGCAAGTTTACAAATATCCTCATACTCAACAGCTTTAAGCACTCTACCAACATAGGCACCCTTCTCTATCTGCACCTTGGCGCAAAACTTCTCCGTATCAACCCCCAACAACTTGGCAATCGCGCCGCGATACGCCCCATTCACAATCTTCACGAGTCCCCCAATTTGTGGAATCACGGTCTCGAGCTCCAACTGATCAACTCTCAACACATGCTTACTCTCAAGCATCTCAATTTCCCCAACATACTTATCAATCACTTTCTTCACAACCCCTTTTTGCTTATAGTAACCCTTGTCGGCCAAAGCTTTGCTCATAACCTTAACAACAATTCCCTCACACAACCAATAGTCCTTCCTATTAATCCTCTCCTTCTTCATCTCCTCCTCCCTCATCATCTCCCCCAAAACcgacttattattattattcgtCTTCGCCACACTGGCTTTGTTATCGGTTTCCATTTCATCAAACACCAATTTCGAaccctctcctctctctttcgGCTTCAAATTTGACGAGGCGAGCTTCAAACCGATCTTAACACCAGCTTCGGGTTTCAATTCCCTAACAGGTTCAGCCTCGAGAGGCTTCGGAGGCTCGGCGAATAACTCAGCGGCTTTCTCGATCTGCTtctgaatctctctctcttgcttctCTTCCTCGGCCAAATCGGCCTTGATTCGCTTATTTTTCAATCTCTCTTTGAACAAAGTCTCCGAATCTCTATCTATATACGTAATGAACCAACCTTTAGGCGTTTCCTCGACCTTACACTTGCCGGTTCGACCGAGATACTTGACGAACTCAGTGAGCGTGGCCCACTCGGTCGAGTTCATGTGGACGTGGTGGCGATCGTTGATGTACTCGTTGTAAACGACGGTGGCGGCGATGCGACTGAACCGGTGGCTACGCTTCATGTGGTCCAAGAAAGTGCGTTCGAACTCTTCGGAGTATCCTTCGACGATTCGGGTCGGGTTTTGGCCGAAAACCTCCATCTGACGCTGGTGGCTCTCGCTCATACAGTGGCACTTGAAACCGTTCTCGTCGCGACATTGCTTCTGGCACATCTGGCAGTACCATCGGAGCTTCTGGAGCCCCTTCGCTTTGATCCGATTCGCGATCGCTTTTGGCGTTAGGAACTCGTTCTTCCCCATTGAGATTTGTAGCTGTGTTGCACTGTGATGGATTTGGTTTCTTTGCCCTCAATGGCTGAATTGAAAATCAACGTAGAAACCATAAAATCCTAATCCAATTTCCCAAATCAGGTtccaagagaaaaaataaaaagaaagaaagtgaaggGACGAATCCTATGGTTTTTGGAATCATACGGTACTTTGGGCCTATAGTCGAAGATGGTAGGCTGTCCGGAATTTAATCATTTTGGGCTTTTCCGAGTGGATAACTTGTACAACCCAACTTCTTTGGGCTTTTTCAAGTACAAtatatagtttctttttttttggtcttaagAACCGAAAATGATATCTTGCTATGCCGGGTGCAAGATATACCACCTCCTTAAGAACGAAGtgcaatatatatttaaagaacaaaacttaGGGCAATACTTTTAGTGTTAATTAAggtaattttaatttaacatttttaaccaattaaaatttattttatg from Castanea sativa cultivar Marrone di Chiusa Pesio chromosome 6, ASM4071231v1 includes:
- the LOC142641324 gene encoding KIN17-like protein; the protein is MGKNEFLTPKAIANRIKAKGLQKLRWYCQMCQKQCRDENGFKCHCMSESHQRQMEVFGQNPTRIVEGYSEEFERTFLDHMKRSHRFSRIAATVVYNEYINDRHHVHMNSTEWATLTEFVKYLGRTGKCKVEETPKGWFITYIDRDSETLFKERLKNKRIKADLAEEEKQEREIQKQIEKAAELFAEPPKPLEAEPVRELKPEAGVKIGLKLASSNLKPKERGEGSKLVFDEMETDNKASVAKTNNNNKSVLGEMMREEEMKKERINRKDYWLCEGIVVKVMSKALADKGYYKQKGVVKKVIDKYVGEIEMLESKHVLRVDQLELETVIPQIGGLVKIVNGAYRGAIAKLLGVDTEKFCAKVQIEKGAYVGRVLKAVEYEDICKLAQ